From Streptomyces asiaticus, one genomic window encodes:
- a CDS encoding zinc ribbon domain-containing protein: MNAAPADQIRLLDVQALDVRLSQLAHKRKTLPEHAEIETLNADHTQLRDLLIAAQTEESDTAREQTKAEQDVEQVRQRAARDQKRLDSGAVTSPKDLENLQHEIASLAKRQGDLEDVVLEVMERRESVQERAAELTERVESLQSKIADAISRRDAAAEGIDAEIATATKEREVIAGTIPADLLKLYDKLREQQGGVGAARLYQRSCDGCRQELAITELNEVRSAAPDTVLRCENCRRILVRTPESGL; the protein is encoded by the coding sequence CTGAATGCCGCGCCCGCCGATCAGATCCGCCTCCTCGACGTCCAGGCGCTCGACGTCCGGCTGTCGCAGCTCGCGCACAAGCGCAAGACGCTGCCCGAGCACGCCGAGATCGAGACGCTGAACGCCGATCACACCCAGCTGCGCGACCTGCTGATCGCCGCGCAGACCGAGGAGAGCGACACCGCCCGCGAGCAGACCAAGGCGGAGCAGGACGTGGAGCAGGTGCGCCAGCGCGCCGCCCGCGACCAGAAGCGCCTGGACTCCGGGGCCGTCACCTCGCCGAAGGACCTGGAGAACCTCCAGCACGAGATCGCCTCCCTCGCCAAGCGCCAGGGCGACCTGGAGGACGTCGTCCTGGAGGTCATGGAGCGCCGGGAGTCCGTCCAGGAGCGGGCCGCCGAGCTGACCGAGCGGGTGGAGTCCCTCCAGTCCAAGATCGCTGACGCCATCTCGCGCCGGGACGCGGCGGCCGAGGGGATCGACGCCGAGATCGCGACCGCCACCAAGGAGCGCGAGGTGATCGCCGGGACCATCCCCGCCGATCTGCTGAAGCTCTACGACAAGCTGCGCGAGCAGCAGGGCGGCGTCGGCGCGGCCCGGCTCTACCAGCGCAGCTGCGACGGCTGCCGCCAGGAGCTCGCCATCACCGAGCTCAACGAGGTGCGCTCGGCGGCCCCCGACACGGTGCTGCGCTGCGAGAACTGCCGCCGGATCCTGGTCCGTACGCCCGAGTCGGGGCTGTAG
- a CDS encoding bifunctional RNase H/acid phosphatase, producing the protein MARRFIVEADGGSRGNPGPAGYGALVRDAETGETLAEVAEYLGTATNNVAEYKGLIAGLRAAHALDPAAEVRVRMDSKLVIEQMSGRWKIKHPDMRPLAAEAKRIVPPGQVTYEWIPRENNKHADRLANEAMDAGKRGERWQPKVPPGGTLAAGAPEAAAPADDTLAEPAATGAAPATGAASATGPASATGAAPAVGWGSADLGTPATFVLLRHGETPLTPEKRFSGSGGTDPALSDVGRHQAERVAAALAARGTIQAVVASPLRRCRETAEVVARRLGLEVRVEEGLRETDFGAWEGLTFAEVKERYPDDLDAWLASTEVAPTGGGESFAAVTRRVALTRDKLIARYPGRTVLLVTHVTPIKTLVRLALGAPPESLFRMELSAASLTAVAYYGDGNASLRLLNETAHLR; encoded by the coding sequence ATGGCGCGGCGCTTCATCGTCGAGGCGGACGGCGGGTCCCGGGGCAACCCCGGGCCGGCCGGCTACGGCGCCCTCGTGCGCGACGCCGAGACCGGTGAGACGCTCGCCGAGGTGGCCGAGTACCTCGGCACCGCGACCAACAACGTGGCCGAGTACAAGGGCCTGATCGCCGGGTTGCGGGCGGCGCACGCCCTGGACCCGGCGGCCGAGGTCCGGGTGCGGATGGACTCCAAGCTGGTCATCGAGCAGATGTCGGGCCGCTGGAAGATCAAGCACCCCGATATGCGGCCGCTCGCCGCCGAGGCCAAGAGGATCGTCCCGCCCGGCCAGGTGACGTACGAGTGGATCCCGCGCGAGAACAACAAGCACGCGGACCGGCTCGCCAACGAGGCCATGGACGCGGGCAAGCGGGGCGAGCGGTGGCAGCCGAAGGTGCCGCCCGGCGGCACGCTGGCGGCGGGCGCGCCGGAGGCCGCCGCGCCCGCCGACGACACTCTCGCCGAGCCCGCCGCCACGGGGGCCGCCCCGGCCACGGGGGCCGCCTCCGCCACGGGGCCCGCCTCCGCCACGGGGGCCGCCCCGGCGGTGGGCTGGGGCTCGGCGGATCTGGGCACCCCCGCCACGTTCGTCCTGCTCCGGCACGGGGAGACCCCGCTCACCCCCGAGAAGCGTTTCTCCGGCAGCGGCGGTACCGACCCCGCACTCTCCGACGTGGGCCGCCACCAGGCCGAGCGGGTGGCGGCGGCGCTCGCCGCACGCGGCACCATCCAGGCCGTCGTCGCCTCACCGCTGCGGCGCTGCCGGGAGACCGCCGAGGTGGTGGCCCGGCGCCTGGGCTTGGAAGTCCGCGTCGAAGAGGGACTGCGGGAGACGGACTTCGGCGCCTGGGAGGGCCTGACCTTCGCGGAGGTCAAGGAGCGCTACCCGGACGACCTGGACGCATGGCTGGCCTCCACGGAGGTGGCCCCCACCGGCGGCGGCGAGAGCTTCGCGGCGGTCACCCGCCGGGTCGCGCTCACCCGCGACAAGCTGATCGCCCGCTACCCGGGCCGTACGGTGCTGCTGGTCACGCATGTGACCCCGATCAAGACCCTGGTCCGGCTGGCCCTGGGCGCCCCGCCGGAGTCCCTGTTCCGCATGGAGCTCTCGGCGGCCTCGCTGACGGCGGTGGCGTACTACGGGGACGGGAACGCGTCGTTGCGGCTGCTGAACGAGACGGCGCATCTGCGGTAG
- the eda gene encoding bifunctional 4-hydroxy-2-oxoglutarate aldolase/2-dehydro-3-deoxy-phosphogluconate aldolase, whose protein sequence is MGTVTSTAPSPGSPASSLLDLAPVIPVVIVHDAAQAVPLARALVAGGLPVIEVTFRTPAAADAIRAIADEVPGAVVGAGTVLTPEQVETAVAAGSRFLVTPGWTDRLLGALDASGLPYLPGVSTTSEVVALLERGVEEMKFFPAEAAGGTPYLKALASPLPRARFCPTGGVNASNALGYLSLPNVGCVGGTWMLPPDALDAGDWARVESLAREAAALRR, encoded by the coding sequence ATGGGCACCGTGACTAGCACCGCGCCCTCCCCCGGTTCCCCGGCGTCCTCGCTGCTCGATCTCGCCCCCGTGATCCCCGTGGTCATCGTCCATGACGCGGCCCAGGCGGTCCCGCTGGCCCGTGCGCTGGTGGCGGGCGGGCTGCCGGTGATCGAGGTGACCTTCCGGACGCCCGCCGCCGCGGACGCGATCCGGGCGATCGCCGACGAGGTTCCGGGCGCGGTCGTCGGCGCCGGTACGGTCCTGACCCCGGAGCAGGTGGAGACGGCCGTCGCCGCCGGGTCGCGCTTCCTGGTCACGCCCGGCTGGACGGACCGGCTGCTGGGGGCGCTCGACGCGTCCGGCCTGCCGTATCTGCCGGGCGTTTCGACCACTTCGGAGGTCGTGGCGCTGCTGGAGCGCGGGGTCGAGGAGATGAAGTTCTTCCCGGCGGAGGCGGCCGGGGGCACGCCGTATCTGAAAGCGCTCGCCTCACCGCTCCCCCGGGCCCGCTTCTGCCCGACGGGCGGGGTCAACGCCTCGAACGCCCTTGGGTATCTCTCCCTCCCCAACGTCGGCTGCGTGGGCGGCACTTGGATGCTGCCGCCGGACGCGCTGGACGCGGGCGACTGGGCTCGGGTCGAGTCCCTGGCCCGGGAGGCGGCGGCACTGCGGCGGTGA
- the yaaA gene encoding peroxide stress protein YaaA: MLVLLPPSEGKATGGSRSPLDLGALSLPELGEARAEVLDELVSLCSGDETKAAEVLGLSEGLRGEIAKNAALREAGTRPAGEIYTGVLYDALGLATLPTAARRRAGRSLLVFSGLWGAVRIGDRIPSYRCSMGVKLPGLGALGTYWRNRTPMAEVIPQAAGRGLVLDLRSAAYAAAWKPKGALAERTATVRVLQSKIVSGVEKRSVVSHFNKATKGRMVRDLLTAEATPSGPSELVEALRGLGYVVEAAVPERAGQAWRLDVVVTEL, translated from the coding sequence GTGCTCGTCCTGCTGCCGCCGTCCGAGGGAAAGGCCACGGGAGGCTCTCGCTCCCCGCTGGACCTGGGAGCGCTGTCGCTGCCCGAACTGGGCGAGGCACGGGCGGAGGTCCTGGACGAGCTGGTGTCGCTGTGCTCGGGCGACGAGACGAAGGCCGCCGAGGTGCTGGGGCTCAGCGAAGGGCTGCGCGGCGAGATCGCGAAGAACGCGGCGCTGCGGGAGGCCGGGACCCGGCCCGCGGGCGAGATCTACACCGGGGTGCTGTACGACGCGCTCGGTCTGGCCACCCTGCCCACCGCCGCCCGGCGCCGGGCGGGCCGGTCGCTGCTGGTGTTCTCCGGGCTGTGGGGCGCGGTGCGGATCGGCGACCGCATTCCCTCCTACCGCTGCTCAATGGGGGTGAAGCTGCCGGGGCTCGGCGCGCTGGGCACGTACTGGCGGAACCGGACCCCGATGGCCGAGGTGATCCCGCAGGCCGCCGGGCGCGGACTGGTGCTGGACCTCAGGTCGGCGGCGTACGCGGCGGCGTGGAAGCCGAAGGGTGCGCTCGCCGAGCGTACGGCGACGGTGCGGGTGCTCCAGTCGAAGATCGTGAGCGGGGTGGAGAAGCGGTCCGTCGTCAGCCACTTCAACAAGGCGACGAAGGGCCGGATGGTACGGGACCTGCTGACCGCCGAGGCCACGCCGAGCGGTCCGAGCGAGCTGGTGGAGGCGCTGCGGGGGCTCGGGTACGTGGTGGAGGCCGCGGTGCCGGAGCGGGCGGGGCAGGCGTGGAGGCTGGACGTGGTGGTGACCGAGCTGTAG
- a CDS encoding DUF2795 domain-containing protein: MSDTDVNKVLDAVRDVDFPADKDELLDAARRANASEGVVKALRGIPPEEYQNREEVARSVRVPPDSDLGHSPGQRGEQARRGGRPGQSQYLRDVPKPPVEEEQERGRER; this comes from the coding sequence ATGAGCGACACGGATGTGAACAAGGTGCTCGACGCCGTGCGGGATGTCGATTTCCCCGCGGACAAGGACGAACTGCTGGACGCGGCGCGGCGCGCGAATGCCTCGGAGGGGGTCGTCAAGGCGTTGCGCGGTATTCCGCCGGAGGAGTACCAGAACCGCGAGGAGGTGGCACGGTCCGTGCGGGTGCCCCCGGACTCGGATCTGGGGCACAGTCCCGGGCAGCGCGGGGAGCAGGCCCGGCGGGGCGGCAGACCGGGGCAGTCTCAGTATCTGCGGGACGTGCCGAAGCCCCCGGTCGAGGAGGAGCAGGAGCGGGGCCGGGAGCGCTGA
- a CDS encoding MerR family transcriptional regulator — protein sequence MSEEDQRMRIGELSARTGVSIRSLRYYEQRGLLTSTRTTGGQRLYLEDAVDRVRLLRRLFDGGLSSETITALLPCADTPSDDITVQALEVMRRERERIEAQISALLTTRDHLDALMAGAAGHLARQRDDALAATA from the coding sequence GTGAGCGAAGAAGACCAGCGGATGCGCATCGGCGAGCTGTCCGCCCGCACGGGCGTCAGCATCCGCTCGCTCCGGTACTACGAGCAGCGCGGCCTGCTGACCTCCACCCGGACGACGGGAGGGCAGCGGCTCTACCTGGAAGACGCGGTGGACCGCGTGCGCCTGCTGCGCCGGCTGTTCGACGGCGGCCTGTCGAGCGAGACGATCACCGCGCTGCTGCCGTGCGCCGACACCCCCTCGGACGACATCACCGTGCAGGCGTTGGAAGTGATGCGACGTGAGCGCGAGCGGATCGAGGCGCAGATCTCCGCCCTGCTCACCACTCGCGACCACCTCGACGCACTGATGGCCGGGGCGGCGGGCCACCTCGCCCGGCAGCGTGACGACGCACTCGCCGCCACGGCCTGA